Proteins encoded together in one Campylobacter concisus window:
- a CDS encoding rhomboid family intramembrane serine protease codes for MAKLSSPATFALILLNLAAFFSLTFLHSRELWLALGLNIYFLEKLYIFQPLTSIFMHAGTAHLLMNMLFLYQVGTMSELYLGTKKFIIFYIVGGVLTQILSFIYIYFAFENEKFINLVGASGALCMLFGMLATSVLYSDKKAWFGYFAIVVAMSFLPLLMGINVAWYAHFIGWGIGCLYAKFYLKRADEIF; via the coding sequence ATGGCAAAGCTAAGTAGCCCAGCTACATTTGCGCTTATCCTTTTAAATTTAGCTGCATTTTTTAGTCTCACCTTTCTGCACTCGCGTGAGCTATGGCTTGCGCTTGGCTTAAACATATATTTTTTAGAAAAACTCTATATATTTCAGCCCCTCACATCTATCTTTATGCACGCAGGCACAGCTCACCTGCTCATGAATATGCTCTTTTTATATCAAGTTGGCACGATGAGCGAGCTATATCTTGGCACGAAAAAATTTATCATTTTTTATATTGTTGGCGGCGTTTTGACGCAAATTTTAAGCTTTATTTATATATATTTTGCATTTGAAAATGAGAAATTTATAAATTTAGTCGGTGCAAGCGGCGCTTTGTGTATGCTCTTTGGCATGCTGGCGACCTCAGTGCTATACTCTGATAAAAAGGCGTGGTTTGGCTACTTTGCCATCGTTGTTGCCATGAGCTTTTTGCCGCTACTTATGGGCATAAATGTCGCATGGTACGCGCACTTTATAGGCTGGGGCATTGGCTGTTTGTATGCTAAATTTTACTTAAAGAGAGCAGATGAGATTTTTTGA
- the tmk gene encoding dTMP kinase, with translation MYVLFEGIDGVGKSTQIEILASKFSDAIVTKEPGGTKLGENLREILLSSSIKIGKRAEILLFLADRAEHFEKLVAPNLGKLILSDRGFISGIAYALANDENLDENVLLELNKFALNDKFADKIVFFEASHELISSRLKTRGTSDKIEARGLEYLLKVQSLMKQILIKNGFETLFIDASKSIELISKEIENFINFK, from the coding sequence ATGTATGTTTTGTTTGAAGGCATTGACGGCGTTGGCAAGAGTACGCAGATAGAAATTTTAGCTTCTAAATTTAGCGATGCCATCGTCACAAAAGAGCCTGGTGGCACAAAGCTTGGTGAAAATTTACGTGAAATTTTACTAAGCTCAAGCATAAAAATAGGCAAAAGAGCTGAAATTTTACTCTTTTTGGCTGACAGGGCTGAGCATTTTGAAAAGCTGGTTGCTCCAAATTTGGGTAAGCTCATTTTAAGCGACAGAGGCTTTATCTCGGGCATTGCCTACGCTTTGGCAAATGATGAAAACTTAGATGAAAACGTGCTTTTAGAGCTTAATAAATTTGCACTAAATGATAAATTTGCAGATAAGATAGTCTTTTTTGAAGCAAGCCATGAGCTAATAAGCTCACGCTTAAAAACAAGAGGCACAAGCGATAAGATCGAAGCTCGTGGGCTAGAGTATCTTTTAAAAGTGCAAAGCCTGATGAAGCAAATTCTTATCAAAAATGGCTTTGAAACACTTTTTATAGACGCGTCTAAAAGCATAGAGCTAATTTCAAAAGAGATAGAAAATTTTATAAATTTTAAGTAA
- a CDS encoding pyridoxal phosphate-dependent aminotransferase — MQLANRMQTLSESITIAISTKAKEMKAAGIDVISLSAGEPDFMTPKKIRETVKNALDNDSKSGKYTPVPGLPEVIEAIRAKLKRDNGLDYKANQIVTNIGAKHSLFNVFQALINPGDEVIIPSPYWVSYPEIVKFCGGVPVFIEADESTNFKVTAEQLKKAITPKTKVFSLNHPTNPTGAVYTKEEIAAFGEVLKGTDIIITSDEIYEKVIYGKKFHAVASVSEDLFKRTVTINGLSKCGAMPGWRFGYIASSMDWLIAGIKKLQSQSTSNISSIVQIGAIPSLLGETDDDIENMRKEYEKRRDVAVEMINAIAGLSVVKPDGAFYLFVKCKEVDSDSLRFCKKMLEEANVATVPGVGFGMEGYFRISFATDIESIKKAIERIANFVKSYKI; from the coding sequence ATGCAACTAGCAAACAGAATGCAAACATTAAGCGAGTCAATCACAATCGCGATCAGCACAAAAGCCAAAGAGATGAAGGCTGCTGGCATCGACGTGATCTCGCTTTCAGCTGGTGAGCCTGACTTTATGACTCCAAAAAAGATAAGAGAAACTGTAAAAAACGCACTTGATAACGATAGCAAAAGCGGCAAATACACGCCAGTACCAGGTTTGCCTGAGGTCATAGAGGCCATTAGAGCAAAGCTAAAAAGAGATAACGGACTTGACTACAAAGCAAATCAAATCGTCACAAACATCGGCGCAAAGCACTCACTTTTTAATGTATTTCAAGCGCTTATCAACCCAGGCGACGAGGTCATCATCCCATCTCCATACTGGGTGAGCTACCCAGAGATCGTTAAATTTTGTGGCGGCGTGCCTGTCTTTATCGAGGCGGACGAGAGCACAAATTTCAAAGTCACAGCCGAGCAGCTAAAAAAAGCGATCACACCAAAAACAAAAGTCTTTTCACTAAATCACCCGACAAACCCAACTGGAGCCGTATATACAAAAGAGGAGATCGCGGCATTTGGCGAGGTTTTAAAGGGTACTGACATCATCATCACAAGCGATGAAATTTATGAAAAAGTGATCTACGGCAAGAAATTTCACGCAGTAGCCTCAGTGAGCGAGGATCTTTTCAAAAGAACGGTCACGATAAATGGCCTAAGCAAGTGTGGAGCGATGCCTGGCTGGAGATTTGGCTATATCGCAAGCTCGATGGACTGGCTAATTGCTGGCATCAAAAAGCTTCAAAGCCAAAGCACAAGCAACATTAGCTCGATCGTGCAAATAGGCGCTATCCCGTCACTTCTAGGCGAAACTGATGACGATATCGAAAACATGAGAAAAGAGTATGAAAAAAGACGCGACGTGGCAGTTGAGATGATAAACGCTATCGCTGGGCTAAGCGTAGTTAAGCCTGATGGCGCGTTTTATCTATTTGTAAAATGCAAAGAGGTAGATAGTGACTCACTTAGATTTTGCAAAAAAATGCTTGAAGAGGCGAACGTAGCGACCGTGCCAGGTGTGGGCTTTGGTATGGAGGGATACTTTAGAATTTCTTTTGCGACAGACATCGAGAGCATAAAAAAAGCGATCGAAAGGATCGCAAATTTTGTAAAAAGCTACAAAATTTAA
- the speA gene encoding biosynthetic arginine decarboxylase, with protein sequence MNDFGLSIWGNSNFVIEDGKVCINEASKPAIIDIVKEIRDDGYRGPLLLRFPHLIQKQIEQIHASFAKAKKEFAYKGSFNAVFPLKVNQYPGFVKNLVRLGKPYNYGLEAGSKAELLLTMAYNNDKAPITVNGFKDKEMINIGFIAAEMGHNITLTIEGLNELEAIIAIAKERFKPKPKIGLRVRLHSTGSGLWAKSGGIHSKFGLTSTELIEAVKMLKKANLLENFTMIHFHIGSQISEIHPLKKALIEAGNIYAELRKMGATNLKAINLGGGLAIEYSQFKEESSRNYTLNEYANDVVYMLKTISEQKKEIEPDIFIESGRYIAASHALLVAPVLELFSQEYTEEKLNLKKNNPNLITELVDLYKSIKPSNALEYLHDAIHHTESILTLFDLGYVDLQDRSNAEVLLRLISKKAVVMLGNKSNSSDLTKIQKEVQERYLLNFSIFQSLPDFWGLKQNFPIMPLDRLDERPTLPASIWDITCDSDGEISYDDEKNPLLLHDVDVEKEDYFLGFFLVGAYQEVIGMKHNLFTHPTEATVEITSDGYKITNLLESQSILDIMEDMDYDIYEIQDTLNERLEKSTLINETQKKQILGELYLFLNDNSYLKTIN encoded by the coding sequence ATGAATGATTTTGGACTTAGCATTTGGGGTAATTCAAATTTTGTGATAGAAGATGGCAAAGTCTGCATAAACGAAGCTAGCAAGCCAGCGATCATCGACATCGTAAAAGAGATAAGAGACGATGGCTATAGAGGGCCGCTACTGCTTCGCTTTCCGCACCTTATCCAAAAGCAGATCGAGCAGATCCACGCAAGCTTTGCAAAGGCAAAGAAAGAATTTGCCTACAAAGGCAGCTTTAACGCCGTTTTCCCGCTCAAGGTCAATCAATATCCTGGCTTTGTAAAAAACCTAGTTCGCCTTGGCAAACCCTACAACTACGGCCTTGAGGCTGGTAGCAAGGCTGAGCTACTTCTAACTATGGCTTATAACAACGACAAAGCGCCTATAACAGTAAATGGCTTTAAAGATAAAGAGATGATAAACATAGGCTTTATCGCCGCTGAAATGGGGCATAACATCACACTAACGATCGAGGGCTTAAACGAGCTTGAAGCGATAATCGCCATCGCAAAAGAGCGTTTTAAACCAAAACCAAAGATCGGACTTAGGGTAAGACTGCACTCGACAGGCTCAGGACTCTGGGCAAAAAGTGGAGGCATACACTCTAAATTTGGCCTAACATCAACCGAGCTAATAGAAGCTGTAAAGATGCTAAAAAAGGCAAATTTACTTGAAAACTTCACAATGATACACTTTCACATCGGCTCTCAAATAAGCGAGATCCATCCGCTCAAAAAAGCACTCATCGAGGCTGGCAACATCTACGCTGAGCTTAGAAAAATGGGCGCCACAAATTTAAAAGCTATAAATTTAGGCGGCGGACTTGCGATCGAGTACTCGCAGTTTAAAGAGGAGAGCAGCAGAAACTATACGCTAAACGAATACGCAAACGACGTTGTTTATATGCTTAAAACCATAAGCGAGCAAAAAAAGGAGATAGAGCCAGATATTTTCATAGAGTCAGGTCGCTATATAGCCGCTTCTCACGCACTTTTGGTCGCTCCTGTGCTTGAACTATTTTCTCAAGAATACACCGAAGAGAAGCTAAATTTAAAGAAAAACAATCCAAATTTAATAACCGAGCTAGTTGATCTTTACAAGTCAATAAAGCCTTCAAACGCCCTAGAGTACCTGCACGACGCCATCCACCACACTGAGAGCATCCTCACGCTTTTTGATCTAGGTTATGTCGATCTGCAAGATAGATCAAACGCAGAGGTGCTTTTAAGGCTCATTAGCAAAAAAGCTGTCGTGATGCTTGGCAACAAGAGCAACTCAAGCGATCTAACTAAAATTCAAAAAGAAGTTCAAGAGAGATACCTGCTAAATTTCTCGATCTTTCAAAGCTTGCCAGACTTTTGGGGACTAAAGCAAAATTTCCCTATCATGCCACTTGACAGGCTCGATGAGCGCCCTACTTTGCCAGCTTCGATCTGGGATATCACTTGCGATAGCGACGGCGAGATCAGCTATGATGACGAGAAAAACCCACTACTTTTGCACGATGTGGATGTGGAGAAGGAGGATTATTTCTTGGGATTTTTCCTAGTTGGCGCATATCAAGAGGTGATCGGCATGAAGCATAACCTCTTTACTCATCCGACAGAAGCTACCGTGGAGATAACAAGCGATGGCTACAAGATCACAAATTTACTAGAGAGCCAGTCAATCCTTGATATCATGGAGGACATGGACTACGATATCTACGAGATCCAAGACACTCTAAATGAGCGCTTAGAAAAATCAACTCTGATAAACGAAACACAAAAGAAGCAAATTTTGGGCGAACTTTATCTATTTTTAAATGACAATAGCTACTTAAAGACAATCAACTAA
- the flgA gene encoding flagellar basal body P-ring formation chaperone FlgA — translation MFSTKLFANEVSIYPMYCVVNDQISLSTFGFEGEDNEILNLEGKRAAKIDSKKLYEILTANFKTYNDKSGGSVAFVKNCSIMDEIQMQFLREISNEYPGISVSDLSISPQNKLPANFKDLVFKNIFLSDQNSQKGVFRVSFEDVDLSLKSLYFKFSFNAKMPVFIAINSMNTNHILSLLDYQPTMIEFSKWPRDALFGLSASTLVTKVQIRSGEILTKRQFNAISLVKKGQMLNAVLSEGGVKIIAEVKALEDGNLGDMIKIRTRENKILQATVSGKDEAVIR, via the coding sequence TTGTTTTCCACAAAACTTTTTGCAAATGAAGTCAGCATCTATCCGATGTATTGCGTTGTAAATGATCAAATTTCACTTAGTACTTTTGGCTTTGAAGGCGAAGACAATGAAATTTTAAACCTAGAGGGCAAAAGAGCTGCCAAGATAGATAGTAAAAAACTCTATGAAATTCTAACAGCAAATTTTAAAACATATAATGACAAAAGTGGTGGTAGCGTGGCTTTTGTGAAAAACTGCTCTATAATGGATGAAATTCAGATGCAATTTCTAAGAGAGATCAGCAACGAGTACCCAGGCATCAGCGTGAGTGATCTTAGTATCAGTCCGCAAAACAAACTCCCTGCAAATTTTAAAGACTTAGTTTTTAAAAATATATTTTTAAGCGATCAAAATAGCCAAAAAGGCGTTTTTAGAGTCTCTTTTGAGGATGTTGATCTAAGTTTAAAGAGCCTTTACTTTAAATTTAGCTTTAATGCCAAAATGCCAGTTTTTATAGCTATAAATTCAATGAATACAAACCACATTTTAAGCCTGCTTGACTATCAACCAACGATGATCGAGTTTAGCAAATGGCCGCGTGACGCACTCTTTGGACTTAGCGCCTCAACGCTTGTCACAAAAGTGCAGATAAGAAGCGGAGAAATTTTAACCAAACGTCAGTTTAACGCCATAAGTTTAGTCAAAAAAGGTCAAATGCTAAATGCAGTTTTAAGCGAGGGTGGTGTCAAGATAATAGCCGAAGTAAAGGCGCTTGAGGATGGAAATTTAGGCGATATGATAAAGATAAGAACAAGAGAAAATAAAATTTTACAGGCCACGGTTTCAGGCAAAGATGAGGCAGTTATCAGATGA
- the hisS gene encoding histidine--tRNA ligase, with the protein MITALRGMKDMLPARAKLYAQIIKTCEEVAKNYGYEQILTPHLEETALFKRSVGESSDIVGKEMYQFEDKAGNDVCLRPEGTAGVVRAFIEAKLDRANVTKRCFYHGSMFRYERPQKGRLREFHQFGCECFGEGSVYEDASIILMVSEIFNRLNIKTTLKINSLGDESSMKSYKEKLVKFLDENDDKICEDCKRRKLLNPIRVLDCKVESCQEIYKNAPVITDSLSDEAQADFAKLQEILTANGVKFEIDTKLVRGLDYYCKTAFEFISNEIGSQSAVAGGGRYDRLVEYLGGRASYGVGFAMGVERIMEILGEAGDEREGVYLCALDAANVDFIYNLGSKLRKKYQVEISYEAKKLQKHLQNADNKNAKIFLCVGENEMKENKIWYKNLETKNEKTINLDELEKELG; encoded by the coding sequence ATGATAACGGCACTTCGTGGCATGAAAGATATGCTTCCAGCTCGCGCAAAACTTTACGCACAGATAATAAAAACCTGCGAGGAAGTCGCAAAAAACTACGGATATGAGCAAATTTTGACCCCGCACCTCGAGGAGACGGCGCTTTTTAAAAGAAGTGTCGGCGAGAGTAGCGACATCGTGGGCAAGGAGATGTATCAGTTTGAAGACAAAGCCGGCAACGACGTTTGCTTGCGTCCTGAGGGCACAGCTGGCGTGGTTAGAGCCTTTATCGAGGCAAAACTTGACAGGGCAAATGTGACAAAACGCTGCTTTTACCATGGCTCGATGTTTCGCTACGAGCGCCCACAAAAAGGCCGCTTAAGGGAGTTTCACCAGTTTGGCTGTGAGTGCTTTGGCGAGGGCAGCGTCTATGAAGATGCGAGCATTATCTTAATGGTGAGTGAAATTTTTAACAGACTAAATATCAAAACAACCCTAAAAATAAACTCACTTGGCGACGAGAGCTCAATGAAGTCTTACAAAGAAAAACTTGTTAAATTTCTAGATGAAAATGACGATAAAATTTGCGAGGACTGCAAAAGACGCAAGCTTTTAAACCCTATCCGCGTGCTTGACTGCAAGGTTGAGAGCTGCCAAGAAATTTATAAAAATGCTCCAGTGATCACTGATAGCTTAAGCGATGAGGCGCAGGCTGATTTTGCAAAACTGCAAGAAATTTTAACGGCAAATGGCGTTAAATTTGAGATAGACACCAAGCTCGTTCGTGGGCTAGACTACTACTGCAAGACGGCGTTTGAATTTATCAGCAACGAGATCGGCTCACAAAGCGCAGTCGCAGGCGGAGGCAGATACGACAGGCTCGTTGAATATCTTGGCGGTAGAGCAAGTTACGGTGTTGGCTTTGCGATGGGCGTTGAGAGGATAATGGAAATTTTAGGTGAAGCTGGGGATGAGCGAGAGGGAGTTTATCTTTGCGCGCTTGATGCGGCGAATGTTGATTTTATATATAATCTTGGCTCAAAACTTCGCAAAAAATATCAGGTTGAAATTTCTTATGAAGCTAAAAAACTTCAAAAACATCTGCAAAATGCCGACAATAAAAATGCAAAAATTTTCCTTTGCGTGGGCGAAAATGAGATGAAAGAGAATAAAATTTGGTATAAAAATTTAGAGACCAAAAACGAAAAAACGATAAATTTAGATGAGCTTGAAAAGGAGCTGGGATGA
- a CDS encoding molybdopterin molybdotransferase MoeA: protein MLVNDALEALKAKFKPKNESEILPISEALGKTLANDVIAVKDLPCFDNSALDGFAVKFDEKDKPYKIIASAFAGDKEQLAIGKNECVKIMTGAKMPKGSDTVMRFEDCVVEGEFVKAPAKLKKGEAYRFKGEETKVGEILLKSGEILSTRSVMMLAAQGISFIDVKKQPSVGIYSSGNEIIEPWQRASEDEIYNANALGITALLSSIGQKSSYLGIIKDELNAVKQAFLNAANYDIVICSGGASAGEADFMKIALSELGYSEIFSHLDIRPGRPCKAYEKDGRLVFILPGNPMAAYLCTMMLVLPLLKSECFVTQKAINSENLKVKSGRANAVFGNVADGKFVATDGGKYGSGMINHILKSDFVLITSPDQGEILQNSEISLIKLP, encoded by the coding sequence ATGCTAGTAAATGATGCACTAGAGGCTTTAAAAGCTAAATTTAAACCAAAAAATGAGAGCGAAATTTTACCTATCAGCGAGGCTCTTGGTAAGACCTTAGCAAATGACGTGATAGCGGTCAAAGACCTGCCCTGCTTTGATAACTCAGCGCTTGATGGATTTGCTGTTAAATTTGATGAGAAAGATAAACCTTATAAGATAATCGCAAGTGCCTTTGCAGGCGATAAAGAGCAGCTAGCTATCGGCAAAAACGAGTGCGTGAAGATAATGACTGGTGCAAAGATGCCAAAGGGCTCTGACACGGTCATGAGGTTTGAAGACTGCGTGGTTGAGGGCGAGTTTGTAAAAGCGCCAGCTAAGCTTAAAAAAGGCGAAGCTTACCGCTTTAAAGGCGAAGAGACAAAAGTTGGTGAAATTTTACTAAAAAGTGGCGAAATTTTAAGCACAAGAAGTGTGATGATGCTAGCAGCTCAGGGCATAAGCTTTATAGATGTGAAAAAGCAGCCTAGTGTTGGAATTTACTCAAGTGGCAACGAAATCATCGAGCCTTGGCAAAGAGCTAGCGAGGATGAAATTTACAATGCAAACGCACTTGGCATCACCGCACTTTTAAGCTCAATCGGCCAAAAAAGCTCATATCTTGGTATCATAAAAGATGAGCTAAATGCTGTAAAACAGGCGTTTTTAAACGCTGCAAACTACGACATCGTTATCTGCTCTGGTGGAGCAAGCGCTGGTGAGGCCGACTTTATGAAGATAGCCCTAAGTGAGCTTGGATATAGCGAAATTTTCTCGCATCTTGACATAAGGCCTGGCAGACCTTGTAAGGCTTATGAAAAAGATGGCAGACTTGTTTTTATCTTGCCTGGCAACCCTATGGCTGCTTATCTTTGCACGATGATGCTTGTTTTGCCACTTCTAAAAAGCGAGTGTTTTGTGACGCAAAAAGCTATAAATAGCGAAAATTTAAAGGTAAAATCAGGCAGAGCAAATGCGGTTTTTGGCAATGTAGCTGATGGCAAATTTGTAGCAACTGACGGCGGAAAATATGGCTCAGGCATGATAAACCATATATTAAAGAGTGATTTTGTGTTGATAACTAGCCCTGATCAAGGTGAAATTTTACAAAATAGTGAAATTTCACTTATAAAACTTCCATAA
- the murA gene encoding UDP-N-acetylglucosamine 1-carboxyvinyltransferase produces the protein MMHYLKIEGNAKLSGEVKISGAKNAALPIIALTLLAKNKINLTNIPNVADIKTLCQLLVNLGAKCEFKDENSLSIDTSSVNSTTANYDIVRKMRASILTLGPLLARFGHCEVSLPGGCAIGQRPIDLHLSALEKMGANIEIKQGYVVATAPNGLKGAKIVFDKITVTGSENIIMAAALAHGTTELFNVALEPEVVQICEILARSGVKIEGIGTSELKITGSGQKLLEICDIEVIPDRIEAGTYLCAGAITNSKISVTKANAAHMTAILNKFEEMGFGIEIDGDKITILPTNEIKPVEIRTTEYPGFPTDMQAQFMALCLAANGVSTIDERLFENRFMHVSELARMGADIRLNGHIASVYAPANLNAADVMATDLRASSALILAALIANGESLVHRIYHLDRGYERLEEKFKSLGAKIVRLEE, from the coding sequence ATGATGCACTATCTAAAAATAGAAGGCAATGCCAAATTAAGCGGCGAAGTAAAGATCAGCGGAGCCAAAAATGCCGCCCTACCTATCATCGCCCTAACCCTACTTGCTAAAAATAAGATAAATTTAACAAATATCCCAAATGTCGCTGACATAAAGACGCTTTGCCAGTTGCTAGTTAATCTTGGGGCAAAGTGCGAATTTAAAGATGAAAACTCACTAAGTATCGACACGAGCAGCGTAAATTCGACCACGGCAAACTACGATATCGTTAGAAAGATGCGCGCTTCTATCTTGACGCTTGGTCCGCTTCTAGCGCGCTTTGGACACTGCGAAGTGAGCCTTCCTGGTGGCTGTGCGATCGGACAAAGGCCAATAGATTTGCACCTAAGCGCACTTGAGAAAATGGGCGCAAATATCGAGATAAAGCAAGGCTATGTCGTCGCAACCGCGCCAAATGGCCTAAAAGGCGCAAAGATAGTTTTTGATAAGATCACCGTAACTGGCAGCGAAAATATCATCATGGCAGCAGCCTTAGCGCATGGCACGACAGAGCTTTTTAACGTCGCACTTGAGCCTGAAGTGGTGCAAATTTGTGAAATTTTAGCAAGAAGTGGCGTTAAGATCGAAGGCATAGGCACGAGCGAGCTAAAGATCACTGGTAGCGGTCAAAAACTGCTTGAAATTTGCGATATCGAGGTCATCCCAGATAGGATCGAAGCTGGTACATACCTTTGCGCTGGAGCTATCACAAATAGTAAAATTTCAGTCACAAAGGCAAATGCTGCGCACATGACAGCCATTTTAAATAAATTTGAAGAGATGGGCTTTGGCATCGAAATAGACGGCGATAAGATCACGATTTTGCCGACAAATGAGATAAAACCAGTCGAGATAAGAACGACTGAATATCCAGGCTTTCCAACCGATATGCAGGCTCAGTTTATGGCACTTTGTCTTGCAGCAAATGGCGTTAGCACGATAGATGAGAGGCTTTTTGAAAACCGCTTTATGCATGTTAGCGAGCTAGCTAGAATGGGTGCTGATATCCGCTTAAATGGTCACATCGCAAGCGTTTATGCTCCTGCAAATTTAAATGCAGCTGATGTCATGGCGACTGACCTTAGAGCAAGCTCAGCGCTGATACTAGCCGCTCTTATCGCAAATGGCGAGAGTTTGGTGCATAGAATTTACCATCTTGATAGAGGTTATGAGAGGCTGGAGGAGAAATTTAAAAGCCTTGGGGCAAAAATAGTTAGGCTTGAGGAGTAA
- the coaD gene encoding pantetheine-phosphate adenylyltransferase, producing the protein MKKSCIYPGTFDPITNGHLDVIIRATKIFDKVIVAVAKSDSKQPMFDHKKRIEMAKEAVCELGNVSVLGFDNLLVDFAKSHDINTVIRGLRAVSDFEYELQIGYANAALWDEFETVYLMPSLNNAFISSSIVRSVLRHDGDVSNLVPAKILKNLKA; encoded by the coding sequence TTGAAAAAATCTTGCATCTATCCAGGGACCTTTGACCCCATAACAAACGGCCATTTAGACGTTATCATAAGAGCTACAAAAATTTTTGACAAAGTAATCGTCGCAGTTGCAAAAAGTGACAGCAAACAGCCGATGTTTGACCATAAAAAACGCATAGAGATGGCAAAAGAGGCAGTTTGCGAGCTTGGCAATGTAAGCGTGCTAGGTTTTGACAACCTACTTGTTGATTTTGCAAAATCACACGACATAAACACCGTAATCAGGGGTCTTCGAGCGGTTAGTGACTTTGAGTATGAGCTACAAATAGGCTACGCAAACGCTGCACTTTGGGATGAATTTGAGACGGTTTATCTTATGCCAAGCTTAAATAACGCCTTCATCTCAAGCTCGATCGTCCGCTCAGTCTTGCGCCACGACGGCGACGTGAGCAACCTAGTGCCAGCAAAAATTCTAAAAAATTTAAAGGCGTAA
- a CDS encoding UbiX family flavin prenyltransferase, producing the protein MKKVVFAATGASGAGLFLKLVNAAKDSCEAHVIVSKNAMKVLEAEENLRLNLNDLGVKIYDDLDLSAGPASGSFGTDAMIIAPCSTNTLAKVANGISDTLITRAASVALKERQTLVLGVREMPFSAIALSQMQLLSSLGATIAPPVLGYYAGIKSLSDMENFIIGKWLDALKIENNLYKRWQI; encoded by the coding sequence ATGAAAAAGGTAGTTTTTGCAGCCACTGGAGCAAGCGGGGCTGGGCTTTTTCTAAAGCTAGTAAATGCCGCCAAAGATAGCTGTGAGGCGCATGTCATAGTTAGTAAAAATGCCATGAAAGTTTTAGAGGCTGAAGAAAATTTGAGGCTAAATTTAAATGATCTTGGCGTAAAAATTTATGATGATTTGGATCTTAGCGCTGGTCCAGCATCTGGCTCATTTGGCACGGATGCTATGATCATAGCGCCCTGCTCTACCAACACGCTAGCAAAGGTCGCAAACGGCATAAGCGACACACTCATCACAAGGGCCGCAAGTGTCGCGCTAAAAGAGAGGCAAACCCTAGTTTTGGGCGTTAGAGAGATGCCGTTTTCTGCGATCGCGCTCTCTCAGATGCAGCTACTCTCATCTCTTGGAGCTACCATCGCTCCGCCAGTTTTAGGCTACTACGCAGGCATAAAGAGCCTTTCTGATATGGAAAATTTCATCATCGGCAAGTGGCTTGATGCCTTAAAAATCGAAAATAATCTTTACAAAAGGTGGCAAATTTGA
- a CDS encoding NlpC/P60 family protein, with the protein MLSLINKRIFFALCVALFTGCSFTSNEPKIPQNDYNQTASTNSDFSRQTSGELLDEDDGRADKEFGSFFKKYLNTRAGGDCSGFVSIVNAKYKNMYFDEKTINNYYSKGGRKSKAIYNFYESQNLITHKNPKKGDLIFFSNTLGKGIQKNKDKKNVTHVGIVTAILPDETVKFIHNSGGRIIHSYMNLKQKNTHLKGDKEINSYVVRCSNASCLAANRFAGYGKAK; encoded by the coding sequence ATGTTAAGTTTAATAAATAAAAGAATATTTTTTGCACTATGCGTTGCACTTTTTACAGGTTGTTCTTTCACCTCAAATGAGCCTAAAATCCCACAAAATGACTACAATCAAACCGCCTCTACAAATAGTGACTTTAGCAGACAAACTTCTGGTGAGCTTTTAGACGAAGATGACGGCAGAGCAGATAAAGAATTTGGTTCATTTTTTAAAAAATACTTAAACACTAGAGCAGGGGGCGACTGCTCAGGCTTTGTATCTATAGTAAATGCAAAATATAAAAATATGTATTTTGATGAAAAAACTATCAATAACTACTACAGCAAGGGCGGCAGGAAGTCAAAAGCCATCTATAACTTCTATGAAAGCCAAAATTTAATCACTCATAAAAATCCCAAAAAAGGCGATCTTATCTTCTTTTCAAACACCCTTGGCAAAGGCATACAAAAAAATAAAGATAAGAAAAACGTCACTCACGTTGGTATCGTGACAGCCATACTTCCAGACGAGACGGTGAAATTTATCCACAACTCTGGCGGCAGGATCATCCACAGCTATATGAATTTAAAACAAAAAAACACGCATCTAAAGGGCGACAAAGAGATAAATAGCTACGTTGTAAGGTGCTCAAACGCTAGCTGCCTAGCGGCAAACAGATTTGCTGGATATGGCAAAGCTAAGTAG